Proteins encoded by one window of Halobacteriovorax sp. GB3:
- a CDS encoding winged helix-turn-helix domain-containing protein — MQETTTTLSYDNASLAFLDQNENELIPTASNLNELEVGKAYYQIAKVYYDKADLNNAEENFLKALSLAVEPRDTYSMFKIYGFLIRIASEKLDTHNAKKYIANAEILVDKLAEVLGSLNAEYFYNVGIVKNYSGDFSTAKENYELACKKAKEENEPDLLAKCLLALAQNAFNRRSFSEALIYLNQLKDLLEIVNKSYLRGAMYNSYAKVSVELGDHKEALENFKKANEVLSSKNCWNLQGYVLLGKGMAFKLAGDFSRALMFYELAGECSNPAVFRRLDQLIRSEVEDVNDASVDIYLDKTNRIVKERTLGVIDFKHRFVLLEILFLLAKNSGSYYDKEQLAKSIWKDEYNPLIHDKLIYTSVSRLRKLIEPKAGNGEKRKYIIRGKDGYTFNPLVKIRFHMEAKSYPDAAIANVDLASPV; from the coding sequence ATGCAAGAAACCACAACAACTTTAAGCTACGACAACGCCAGTCTAGCTTTTCTCGATCAGAATGAAAATGAACTGATTCCTACAGCTTCTAACTTGAACGAACTAGAAGTGGGGAAGGCCTATTATCAAATAGCAAAGGTTTATTATGATAAGGCCGATTTAAACAATGCTGAAGAAAACTTTTTAAAGGCATTAAGTTTAGCGGTAGAGCCTAGAGATACTTATTCAATGTTTAAAATTTACGGATTTCTCATTCGTATTGCTTCTGAAAAACTAGATACGCATAACGCGAAAAAATATATCGCAAATGCAGAGATCCTCGTCGACAAGCTCGCCGAGGTTCTAGGTAGTTTAAATGCTGAATATTTCTACAACGTCGGTATTGTTAAGAATTACTCTGGAGACTTTTCTACGGCCAAAGAGAATTATGAGCTTGCTTGTAAGAAGGCCAAAGAAGAAAATGAACCGGATCTTCTTGCAAAGTGCTTATTGGCCTTGGCCCAAAACGCTTTCAACCGTCGCTCATTTTCAGAAGCACTCATTTATCTTAATCAATTAAAAGATCTTCTAGAAATTGTTAATAAGTCATACTTACGTGGAGCTATGTACAATTCATATGCAAAAGTTAGTGTTGAGCTAGGTGATCACAAAGAGGCCCTTGAAAACTTTAAGAAGGCCAACGAAGTTCTAAGTAGCAAAAATTGCTGGAACCTCCAAGGGTATGTACTTTTAGGAAAAGGGATGGCCTTTAAATTGGCCGGTGACTTCTCTCGTGCTCTAATGTTCTATGAGCTAGCTGGCGAGTGTAGTAACCCAGCTGTTTTTAGAAGATTAGATCAACTCATTAGATCAGAAGTTGAAGATGTAAATGATGCAAGTGTTGATATTTATCTCGATAAGACAAATCGTATTGTTAAAGAGAGAACTCTTGGAGTTATCGACTTTAAACACCGTTTTGTACTCTTAGAAATTCTTTTTCTCCTAGCAAAGAACTCTGGTTCTTACTATGACAAAGAGCAATTAGCTAAATCTATTTGGAAAGATGAATACAATCCACTTATCCACGATAAGTTGATCTATACGAGTGTTTCACGTCTTAGAAAACTTATTGAACCTAAAGCTGGTAATGGCGAGAAAAGAAAGTATATAATAAGAGGAAAAGATGGTTATACTTTCAACCCTCTCGTAAAAATTAGATTCCACATGGAAGCTAAGAGCTACCCTGATGCGGCCATTGCAAACGTCGACCTAGCATCACCAGTTTAA
- the rimP gene encoding ribosome maturation factor RimP: MVLRGNRTGLEAKFYELLLEVTAELGYKLYDLDYISGSHTLRVFIMDENTGTAVLDDCAKVDRALTPYAEELDWMPEELMLEVSSPGIFRSLNEFWHFESAVNENVMFSIMGRLSDYTEVELPKSLKAANKFVAKLLAVKEDSVTLDVDGNEIQIEFKNIKKANLEPDLED, translated from the coding sequence ATGGTTTTAAGAGGAAACAGAACTGGCCTTGAGGCAAAGTTTTACGAACTTCTTTTAGAGGTTACAGCAGAGCTTGGATATAAGCTCTACGATCTCGATTATATCAGTGGTAGCCATACTCTACGTGTTTTCATTATGGATGAAAATACAGGGACTGCCGTATTAGATGATTGCGCTAAAGTTGACCGTGCCCTGACTCCTTACGCTGAAGAGCTGGATTGGATGCCAGAGGAATTAATGCTTGAAGTATCAAGTCCTGGGATCTTTCGTAGCTTGAACGAGTTTTGGCATTTTGAATCTGCTGTTAATGAGAATGTTATGTTCAGTATTATGGGTCGTTTAAGTGACTATACTGAAGTTGAACTTCCAAAGAGCTTAAAAGCGGCCAATAAATTTGTCGCTAAATTGCTCGCAGTTAAAGAAGATTCTGTGACTTTAGATGTAGATGGAAATGAAATTCAAATTGAATTTAAAAATATTAAAAAAGCAAATTTAGAACCGGACCTAGAAGATTAG
- the nusA gene encoding transcription termination factor NusA codes for MNFSELGRVIETLSKDRGIERSIIVKAIEQAFLVTARKKFGIQGEYETRYNDADDDIEIFQYKNVVAEVRDSIVEINLEAARELDEEVEIGDQLGIKIENPNFTRVDVQTARQIIFQKVRDAEREILFSEFKHKESELVTGIARRYERGNIVVDLGKADAILGRREVIPGENFKPGDRIQAYLSEVVMTNRGPEIRLSRTSPMFLVKLFEMEVPEIQDGTIEIKSAAREPGQRAKIAVVSVDKDIDPVGACVGMKGSRVQNIVNELQGEKIDIVKYNDDLDTFARAALAPSEISNIQIDHDEHSMDVVVDEDQLSLAIGRRGQNVRLGAMLTGYKINIISKTKLHEKVNKAVENLVQIDPVNEATAQVLVQSGIMAIGDLAAQSAEELAGILEISEEDAQKIITATTDAIEAGNIQFQSDEDEIVSASAVPAYKGLLESNEREASEEGDKFSEAEKRLREELAAFKLK; via the coding sequence ATGAACTTTTCAGAATTAGGTAGAGTAATTGAAACTCTAAGTAAAGATCGTGGTATTGAAAGATCTATTATTGTTAAGGCCATCGAGCAGGCGTTTCTTGTAACAGCAAGAAAAAAGTTTGGTATCCAAGGTGAATACGAAACGCGCTACAACGATGCTGATGATGATATTGAAATTTTCCAATATAAAAATGTTGTTGCAGAAGTAAGAGATTCAATTGTTGAGATTAATCTTGAAGCTGCTAGAGAACTCGATGAAGAAGTAGAAATTGGTGATCAATTAGGTATCAAGATTGAAAATCCAAACTTCACAAGAGTTGATGTTCAAACTGCACGTCAAATTATTTTTCAAAAAGTTCGTGATGCTGAAAGAGAAATCCTTTTCTCTGAATTTAAGCATAAAGAGAGCGAGCTAGTAACTGGTATTGCTAGAAGATATGAAAGAGGAAATATTGTTGTTGACCTTGGAAAGGCCGATGCAATCCTTGGACGTAGAGAAGTTATTCCTGGTGAAAATTTTAAGCCAGGTGACCGTATTCAAGCTTATCTCTCTGAAGTTGTAATGACGAATAGAGGGCCTGAGATCAGACTATCAAGAACATCACCAATGTTTCTTGTTAAGCTTTTCGAAATGGAAGTACCAGAAATTCAAGATGGGACAATTGAAATCAAGTCTGCTGCAAGAGAGCCAGGGCAAAGAGCTAAAATTGCCGTTGTTTCTGTTGATAAAGACATCGATCCAGTTGGTGCCTGTGTTGGTATGAAAGGTTCACGTGTTCAAAACATTGTTAACGAACTTCAAGGTGAAAAAATTGATATCGTTAAGTACAATGATGATTTAGATACTTTTGCTAGAGCAGCTCTTGCTCCATCAGAAATTTCAAACATTCAAATTGATCATGATGAACACTCTATGGATGTTGTTGTTGATGAAGACCAACTATCTCTTGCAATTGGACGTCGTGGTCAAAACGTACGTCTTGGAGCAATGTTGACTGGTTATAAGATCAACATCATCTCTAAAACTAAACTTCATGAAAAAGTTAACAAGGCCGTTGAAAACCTCGTTCAAATCGACCCTGTTAATGAAGCTACGGCTCAAGTTCTTGTTCAATCAGGAATTATGGCCATTGGTGATCTTGCAGCTCAATCAGCTGAAGAACTGGCAGGAATCCTTGAAATTAGTGAAGAGGATGCACAAAAAATTATTACAGCAACTACTGATGCTATCGAAGCTGGAAATATTCAGTTTCAATCTGATGAAGATGAAATCGTTTCTGCTTCTGCAGTTCCTGCTTATAAGGGACTTCTTGAGAGTAATGAAAGAGAAGCTTCTGAAGAAGGTGACAAGTTCTCTGAAGCTGAAAAAAGACTTCGTGAGGAATTGGCAGCTTTTAAACTTAAGTAG
- a CDS encoding GNAT family N-acetyltransferase, whose product MTSFSNEVDIRRFSKDDYRTHLKEVVELDECFFERPWKLENWETFCSSREFYIYCLYDESKIMGFSLFEIINEGEAVHLHKILLHPVMRGLGKGYRLFEHARNDLAAMGHCGCYLEVATDNKGAIALYEKCGLEVVRRVARFYGNGDDAFIMMNYS is encoded by the coding sequence ATGACCTCTTTTTCTAACGAAGTCGATATTCGAAGATTTTCAAAAGATGACTATCGCACTCATCTTAAAGAAGTCGTCGAGTTGGATGAGTGTTTTTTTGAAAGGCCTTGGAAACTTGAGAACTGGGAAACATTCTGCTCGAGTCGAGAATTCTATATTTATTGTTTGTATGATGAGAGTAAAATAATGGGCTTTTCTCTCTTTGAGATTATCAATGAAGGAGAGGCCGTCCATCTTCATAAAATCCTTTTACATCCCGTGATGAGAGGGCTTGGTAAAGGGTATCGACTATTTGAGCATGCTCGTAATGATCTTGCTGCTATGGGTCATTGTGGGTGTTATTTAGAGGTCGCTACGGATAATAAAGGGGCCATTGCACTCTATGAAAAATGTGGACTTGAAGTTGTGCGTCGAGTTGCTCGATTTTATGGAAATGGGGACGATGCCTTCATTATGATGAATTATTCCTGA